The Littorina saxatilis isolate snail1 linkage group LG15, US_GU_Lsax_2.0, whole genome shotgun sequence genome contains a region encoding:
- the LOC138949284 gene encoding uncharacterized protein produces the protein MYHRVFERSYSDRRHLVYRVKALTGDRPFSTLDFKSKIPHNKGIESPSYVHMKVFLSELCAVESVPEGMCAGSTELTFEQDKLVCLKDTTSSWQKPLQESMTVQTKAVFDPRFYACQTEKEVNSLVNYCWSKLKEYITSFTKIEEGGSVYFGVFEHKQKRPIWTTAEPMCMQFLTITPAGLGEGLKVWQDNSKGKNKTYYVSKEAKTNEEQSGELRAKAIPLSKNCREHFKRRIAEQVEREMLWTGREKPRDPVQVYFHKVEQSGESDGRVIEIRVNYYHGLCFSDKNGPEAYIPKDKNANKINATSQLQLVPVEDWIQSFKSENWKSELVLKRQDVQWQN, from the coding sequence ATGTACCACAGGGTGTTTGAGAGATCCTACTCAGACAGACGCCATCTAGTGTACCGTGTCAAAGCATTAACAGGAGATCGGCCTTTTAGTACTTTAGACTTCAAATCCAAAATTCCGCACAACAAAGGCATAGAAAGTCCGTCGTATGTGCATATGAAAGTGTTCTTATCAGAATTATGTGCTGTCGAATCCGTGCCAGAGGGTATGTGTGCTGGATCCACTGAACTTACGTTTGAACAAGATAAGCTagtatgtttaaaagacacaACCTCTTCTTGGCAAAAACCACTCCAGGAAAGCATGACCGTTCAAACAAAAGCTGTATTCGATCCAAGATTTTATGCTTGCCAGACAGAAAAGGAAGTAAACTCTCTAGTTAATTATTGTTGGTCAAAGCTGAAAGAGTACATTACAAGTTTCACCAAAATTGAGGAAGGTGGATCTGTTTACTTCGGTGTATTTGAGCACAAACAAAAACGTCCCATATGGACAACTGCTGAACCAATGTGCATGCAGTTTTTAACTATCACACCCGCAGGTCTTGGTGAAGGGTTGAAAGTCTGGCAAGACAATTcaaaaggaaaaaacaaaacgtaTTATGTATCAAAAGAAGCAAAAACAAATGAAGAACAATCCGGGGAACTCAGAGCCAAGGCGATTCCCCTTTCAAAAAATTGTCGTGAGCACTTCAAACGACGCATTGCTGAACAAGTTGAAAGAGAGATGTTATGGACAGGGAGGGAAAAACCAAGAGACCCCGTCCAGGTCTACTTTCACAAAGTGGAACAGTCTGGGGAAAGTGATGGGCGTGTCATTGAGATCAGAGTGAACTACTATCATGGGTTGTGCTTCTCGGATAAGAATGGCCCTGAAGCATACATTCCAAAAGACAAAAATGCAAACAAAATCAACGCAACATCACAGCTACAGCTTGTTCCCGTTGAAGATTGGATTCAATCATTCAAGTCAGAGAACTGGAAGTCTGAACTAGTTCTTAAACGCCAGGACGTCCAGTGGCAAAACTGa